The window ATAGAAGAGGTTTCTTTTACAATTGAGTCAATCTTAGAACCTGCCACGAGAAGGTCAATAGTTGGTGAAATTTTTTGAGCTGCTGTAATCGTGTTCAGGGTGGAAGATTTTAAAACCCGAGTATCATGCTCAGCAATAACGAGAACACTCATTTAAATCACCTTTGCTTCTTTTATAAGGCGTTCAACTAAGTCTTGAACATCTTTAACTTTAATCCCGGCTTTACGTTTTGATGGTTCAGTCACTTTAAGGATTAGATGACGCGGTGTTGAATCAATTCCTAAATCAGTGATTTTAATTGTCTCTAAAGGTTTTTGTTTTGCCTTCATAATATTAGGAAGTTTAGGATAACGAGGCGTATTCAAGCGAAGATCAGTCGTTATCACGGCAGGGAGTGTAAGTTGAAGTTTTTCTAATCCTCCATCAACTTCTCGGGTCACAAGAGCATGCCCATCTTCAATCTGTAGGTCCGAAATAAAGGTTCCTTGCGGCCATCCTAAAAGACCCGCAAGCATTTGTCCTGTTTGGTTACAATCATCATCAATTGATTGCTTACCTAAGATAATAAGGTCAGGTTTTTCACGATCAGCAAGAGATTTTAAAACTTTGGCAACAGCTAAAGGCTCAAGAGTGTGCTCTGTTTCAACGAGGATGCTGCGATCAGCTCCTAAGGCCATCGCTGAGCGTAAAACATCCTGACAAATAGAAGCGCCTATGGAAATTGCAACAAGCTCTGAGGCAACTCCAGATTCACGAAGCCTTACGCCTTCTTCGACGGCAATTTCATCGAAAGGGTTCATGCTCATTTTTATATTGTTGAGTTCTACACCTGTTTGATCAGATTTTACACGAATCTTAACATTGTAATCGACCACCCGTTTAACAGCGACAAGAATTTTCATTATTTTTATATTAAATGGTTTTATTATAACTATTTTAAATTAAACGTTGGATTTTTATTGATGTCAAGGTGATATCGCTGAAATCTGTTTAGTTTAAGCCTTTTGAAGTTTCAATAGCACGTGTCGTTTCTTGCCAGCAGAAAGCTTAAAATAATCTTTGTCTTTAAGGTCCCCTAAATTCAATGAGAGAGATTCATTTTCGATGGGTTGATCATCGATGCGAGCGCCTCCTCCTCGGATAAGACGACGAGCTTCTCCATTACTTTCTGCAAGGCCACCTAACCGGAGAGCTTCGTAAATAGGCAACCCTTGAGAAAATAAGTTTTCGTCAATAAGAATAGTTGGAATAGCGGAAGCTGAAAGATTTCCTTCAGGATTCTCAAAAAGATTTGCAGCTATTTTTCGGGCTTCGAGAACGGCATTTTCGCCATGACAGAGTTTGGTCGTTTCATCTGCAAGAATTTTTTTAGCTTCGTTTATTTCTGCATCTTTAAGTTTTTCAAGGCGCTCAATTTCTGTCAGCGGTAGATCTGTGAAAAGTCGTAAGAAACGGCCGACATCACCGTCGGCTGTGTTGCGCCAGTATTGCCAAAAATTGTAAGGAGACAACAAATTCGCCTCAAGCCAAATAGCGCCTTGCGCTGTTTTTCCCATCTTGGCGCCTGAAGCTGTTGTAATTAAAGGTGATGTTAAGCCAAAAGCTTCTTGCTGAGTAAGGCGACGGATCAAGTCTACACCACTTATAATATTGCCCCATTGATCGGCTCCCCCCATTTGTAGCTTAATGCCATAACGACGATGGAGTTCAAGAAAATCAAATGCTTGCAGGATCATATAATTGAATTCAAGGAAACTTAAAGATTGCTCTCTCTCTAGGCGTTGACGCACACTATCAAATGTCAACATTCGGTTGATTGAGAAATGACGTCCATAATCTCTTAAAAAATCGAGATAATTTAAGCTATTAAGCCAATCTGCATTGTTAACCATCACAGCATCTGTTGGGCCATCGCCAAAGGTGAGATATTTCGCGAAGATTTTTTTTATGCTTTCAAGATTTTCTGCAATCTTAGTCTCATCAAGAACTTGACGCATCTCATCTTTTCCAGAAGGGTCGCCAATACGGGTTGTGCCACCCCCCATGAGTACAATTGGCTTATGGCCTGAACGTTGCAGAAGCCGGAGTCGCATAATTTGAACAAGGTTACCGACATGTAAACTTTTCGCAGTGGCATCAAACCCAAGATACGCAATGACAGTTTGA of the Candidatus Paracaedimonas acanthamoebae genome contains:
- a CDS encoding electron transfer flavoprotein subunit beta/FixA family protein, translating into MKILVAVKRVVDYNVKIRVKSDQTGVELNNIKMSMNPFDEIAVEEGVRLRESGVASELVAISIGASICQDVLRSAMALGADRSILVETEHTLEPLAVAKVLKSLADREKPDLIILGKQSIDDDCNQTGQMLAGLLGWPQGTFISDLQIEDGHALVTREVDGGLEKLQLTLPAVITTDLRLNTPRYPKLPNIMKAKQKPLETIKITDLGIDSTPRHLILKVTEPSKRKAGIKVKDVQDLVERLIKEAKVI
- a CDS encoding tyrosine--tRNA ligase; translation: MKPFSSEFLKESHARGFIHQGTDLEGLDQLLSSQTVIAYLGFDATAKSLHVGNLVQIMRLRLLQRSGHKPIVLMGGGTTRIGDPSGKDEMRQVLDETKIAENLESIKKIFAKYLTFGDGPTDAVMVNNADWLNSLNYLDFLRDYGRHFSINRMLTFDSVRQRLEREQSLSFLEFNYMILQAFDFLELHRRYGIKLQMGGADQWGNIISGVDLIRRLTQQEAFGLTSPLITTASGAKMGKTAQGAIWLEANLLSPYNFWQYWRNTADGDVGRFLRLFTDLPLTEIERLEKLKDAEINEAKKILADETTKLCHGENAVLEARKIAANLFENPEGNLSASAIPTILIDENLFSQGLPIYEALRLGGLAESNGEARRLIRGGGARIDDQPIENESLSLNLGDLKDKDYFKLSAGKKRHVLLKLQKA